In the Arachis ipaensis cultivar K30076 chromosome B10, Araip1.1, whole genome shotgun sequence genome, one interval contains:
- the LOC107622559 gene encoding ADP-glucose phosphorylase, protein MAATTSGSAGNRIPELRKDAISNRWVIFSPARAKRPSEFKSNSPAVSDQQLHQRCPFCIGNEHQCAPEIFRFPPDNPDWTLRLIQNLYPALSRDLPSPAPARLANNLTGSVLDGFGFHDVIIETPVHSVQLLDLSPHDVAQVFLAHIKRIHQLATNDSIKYVQVFKNHGASAGASMTHSHSQMIALPVIPPNVSARLGNMKDYFEKTGKCCICEIQQEDLLIDTSDNFFSLVPYAATFPFEIWIVPRHHSAHFHELDAEKAIDLGRLLKLMLRKMSLQLNNPPFNYMIHTSPLHSNASELAYTHWFIQIVPQLTLTAGFEIATGCHINPVFPEDAAKVLREVNVPESG, encoded by the exons ATGGCAGCAACTACAAGTGGTAGCGCAGGGAATCGAATCCCAGAGCTGAGAAAAGACGCAATCTCAAACCGATGGGTAATATTCTCACCTGCCAGAGCCAAACGACCCTCCGAATTCAAGTCCAACTCGCCGGCCGTCTCAGACCAACAGCTTCACCAGCGATGCCCTTTCTGCATCGGCAATGAGCACCAGTGCGCTCCTGAGATCTTCCGCTTTCCACCTGACAACCCCGATTGGACCCTCCGCCTCATCCAGAACCTTTATCCTGCTCTCTCCCGCGACCTCCCTTCCCCCGCCCCTGCCCGACTCGCTAACAACCTCACCGGTTCGGTTCTTGATGGCTTCGGCTTCCACGACGTCATAATCGAGACCCCGGTTCATTCGGTTCAGCTATTGGATTTATCGCCGCACGATGTTGCCCAGGTTTTCCTCGCTCATATCAAGAGGATCCACCAGCTCGCTACCAATGACTCTATCAAATATGTGcag GTGTTCAAAAACCATGGTGCTTCAGCTGGTGCATCAATGACTCATTCTCACAGTCAGATGATAGCTCTTCCTGTTATTCCACCTAATGTTTCCGCTCGTCTCGGAAATATGAAGGATTATTTCGAGAAGACAGGCAAATGTTGTATTTGTGAAATTCAACAGGAGGATCTTTTAATTGATACATCTGATAACTTCTTTTCACTGGTTCCGTATGCCGCTACATTTCCTTTTGAGATATGGATTGTTCCCAGGCATCACTCAGCTCATTTCCATGAATTGGATGCCGAAAAG GCCATTGACCTTGGAAGGTTGTTGAAACTAATGCTTAGAAAGATGTCTCTGCAATTGAACAATCCACCGTTCAATTATATGATTCACACTAGTCCATTGCACAGTAATGCATCAGAATTAGCATACACTCATTGGTTCATACAGATAGTGCCTCAACTAACACTGACTGCGGGTTTTGAAATCGCAACTGGGTGTCACATAAATCCTGTTTTCCCGGAAGATGCTGCGAAGGTTCTGAGAGAAGTAAATGTACCAGAGTCAGGATGA
- the LOC110262499 gene encoding NADPH-dependent aldehyde reductase-like protein, chloroplastic, with product MASPAQGQGGTTSSSTQTQTLPFPLPLQDRVAIVTGSSRGIGRQIALHLSSLGARLVLNYSSSNSSPADSLAAQINATSASSALPQAIVVRADISDPTQVRHLFDSAENAFNLPVHILVNSAGTLDPKQPSIADTSDESFDHVFAVNARGAFLCAREAANRLKRGGGGRIILLSSSQVAALRPGFGAYTASKAAVEAMTKILAKELKGTGITANCVAPGPIATELFFSSRTEEQVQKLIEESPMQRLGETKDVAPLVGFLASDAGEWVNGQVIRVNGGYV from the coding sequence ATGGCTTCACCAGCACAGGGACAGGGCGGTACTACTTCTTCTTCCACACAAACCCAAACTCTTCCGTTTCCTCTTCCACTGCAAGATAGGGTGGCTATAGTGACTGGCTCCTCACGTGGAATCGGTCGTCAAATCGCCCTCCACCTCTCTTCACTCGGAGCCCGACTCGTACTCAACTACTCCTCTTCCAACTCCTCCCCAGCCGACTCACTCGCCGCCCAAATCAACGCTACGTCCGCCTCCTCTGCGCTCCCGCAAGCCATCGTAGTCCGCGCTGACATCTCCGACCCCACTCAGGTCCGGCACCTCTTCGACTCCGCCGAGAACGCCTTCAACTTGCCGGTTCACATCCTCGTCAACTCCGCCGGAACCCTAGATCCCAAGCAGCCCTCCATCGCCGACACCTCCGACGAGAGCTTCGACCATGTCTTCGCCGTGAACGCCAGGGGCGCCTTCCTGTGCGCGCGGGAGGCGGCGAACCGGCTGAAACGCGGCGGCGGGGGGCGGATCATACTGTTGTCTTCGTCGCAGGTGGCGGCACTAAGGCCGGGGTTTGGCGCGTACACGGCCTCAAAGGCGGCAGTGGAGGCGATGACGAAGATCCTGGCGAAGGAGCTGAAGGGGACCGGGATCACCGCGAATTGCGTGGCGCCGGGGCCGATCGCGACGGAGTTGTTCTTCAGTAGCAGGACGGAGGAGCAGGTTCAGAAGCTGATTGAGGAGTCGCCGATGCAGAGACTTGGGGAGACCAAGGATGTGGCTCCTCTGGTTGGGTTTCTGGCCTCTGATGCTGGCGAATGGGTCAACGGTCAGGTTATTCGAGTCAACGGCGGTTACGTGTAA
- the LOC107622557 gene encoding protein NDH-DEPENDENT CYCLIC ELECTRON FLOW 5 has translation MALITSLLLPTQFNSSSLAITCAINTPSHTYFKFPSGNHTFNSCKPLAAVASSVPYQPTNNLDYLEKEEFIGHDGVTFEAVGDGSVVAKMELKNGSVVSMLLPSGVITSYKAPMWHGGTVELLHTAVSEGDHGAALIQGGIFSNFTFTTDDCQVSFSPTHWVLSKIKSHPEESIKVELINKSSEDKIGIKYIVTLEEDGLQSEFEVQNSMHLPLQITGSILSHLTVSSPEATYAVGLERSNYWRRPLLESEFILSPPPDSNYQEGFGKIWNIPALQQLIPHWGATKDQNKEDMSGEEEDGYKNLRDKISLIYTDAPRSITVIDRGRRNSLSIGRIGLDEMYLFSPGSKVEIYSKYSYILVGQTAILKPIVVNPQDVWNGGQYIHNPNL, from the exons ATGGCTCTAATAACTTCCCTTTTACTCCCCACTCAATTCAATTCCAGCAGCTTAGCTATAACTTGTGCTATTAACACACCTTCACACACTTATTTTAAATTTCCCTCAGGAAACCACACTTTCAACTCCTGCAAGCCATTGGCAGCAGTTGCTTCTTCAGTTCCATACCAACCCACCAACAACTTGGACTACCTTGAAAAAGAAGAGTTCATTGGACATGATGGAGTCACCTTTGAAGCAGTCGGCGATGGCTCCGTCGTTGCCAAGATGGAACTGAAAAACGGAAGCGTTGTGAGCATGTTGCTGCCCAGTGGGGTGATCACCTCCTACAAGGCTCCCATGTGGCATGGCGGCACGGTGGAGCTGCTGCACACTGCGGTGTCAGAGGGAGATCATGGTGCTGCCCTCATTCAAGGAGGGATCTTTTCAAACTTCACTTTCACAACTGATGACTGCCAAGTTTCTTTCTCTCCAACTCATTGGGTCCTCAGTAAAATTAAAAGCCACCCTGAGGAATCCATTAAG GTAGAATTAATAAATAAATCATCAGAGGACAAGATTGGAATTAAGTACATTGTAACTTTAGAAGAAGATGGGTTGCAGTCAGAGTTTGAAGTCCAAAACTCAATGCATTTACCCCTTCAGATAACAGGGTCCATCCTGAGCCATCTGACAGTGAGTTCACCAGAAGCAACCTATGCAGTTGGATTAGAAAGATCAAATTACTGGAGGAGGCCCCTTTTGGAATCAGAATTTATTTTGAGTCCTCCTCCGGATTCTAATTACCAAGAAGGGTTTGGAAAAATATGGAACATACCAGCACTTCAGCAACTAATTCCTCATTGGGGTGCAACAAAAGATCAGAACAAAGAAGATATGAGTGGTGAAGAAGAGGATGGGTATAAGAATTTACGAGACAAGATTAGTCTCATTTACACAGATGCCCCTCGTAGTATTACAGTTATTGATAGG GGTAGAAGAAACTCATTGTCAATTGGAAGGATCGGATTGGACGAGATGTACCTCTTCAGTCCTGGCTCAAAAGTTGAAATTTACAGCAAGTATTCTTACATATTGGTTGGCCAAACTGCCATTCTCAAACCAATAGTAGTAAATCCTCAAGATGTTTGGAACGGAGGGCAATACATACACAATCCAAATCTATAA
- the LOC107622556 gene encoding glutamate dehydrogenase 1 codes for MNALAATNRNFRLASKLLGIDSKLAKSLLIPFREVKVECTIPKDDGSLATYVGFRIQHDNSRGPMKGGIRYHPQVETDEVNALAQLMTWKAAVANIPYGGAKGGIGCDPSELTVSELERLTRVFTQKIHDLIGIQIDVPAPDMGTGPQTMAWILDEYSKFHGHSPAIVTGKPIDLGGSLGRDAATGRGVLFATEALLNQHGKTISGQRFVIQGFGNVGSWAAKLISEKGGKVVAVSDITGGIKNSEGLNIPSLLKHSKEHRGVRGFQGGDPIDPNSILLQDCDVLIPAALGGVINRENANEIKAKFVVEAANHPTDPEADEILKKKGVVILPDILANSGGVTVSYFEWVQNIQGFMWDEEKVNKELKTYMTKGFKDVKEMCKTHDCDLRMGAFTLAVNRVARATLLRGWEA; via the exons ATGAATGCATTAGCAGCCACAAACAGGAACTTTAGGTTGGCTTCTAAGCTTCTTGGAATAGATTCAAAGCTTGCCAAGAGTTTGCTGATTCCATTCAGGGAAGTGAAG GTTGAGTGTACAATACCAAAAGACGATGGAAGCTTAGCAACTTACGTTGGATTCAGAATTCAACATGATAATTCTAGAGGACCAATGAAAGGAGGGATTCGATACCATCCACAG GTTGAAACGGACGAAGTGAATGCTTTGGCGCAACTAATGACGTGGAAGGCAGCAGTAGCAAACATACCATATGGTGGTGCGAAAGGAGGCATAGGTTGTGATCCTTCAGAATTAACTGTTTCTGAGTTGGAAAGACTTACCCGAGTTTTCACTCAGAAAATTCATGATCTCATTGGAATTCAGATTGATGTTCCAGCACCTGACATGGGAACTGGACCCCAGACTATGGCCTGGATCCTAGATGAGTATTCCAAATTTCATGGCCACTCACCTGCAATTGTCACCGGCAAACCTATT GATCTTGGTGGATCTCTGGGGAGAGATGCAGCTACAGGGCGAGGAGTGCTGTTTGCAACTGAGGCTTTGCTTAATCAGCATGGAAAGACAATATCAGGCCAACGCTTTGTCATACAG GGATTTGGGAATGTGGGGTCTTGGGCTGCCAAATTAATAAGCGAAAAAGGTGGAAAAGTGGTAGCAGTGAGTGACATAACCGGAGGAATCAAGAACagtgaaggtttgaacatcccaAGCCTACTAAAACATTCTAAAGAACACAGAGGAGTAAGAGGATTTCAAGGTGGAGATCCTATTGATCCCAATTCAATATTGCTTCAAGATTGTGATGTTCTCATTCCTGCAGCTCTTGGTGGTGTCATCAATAG GGAAAATGCAAATGAGATCAAAGCCAAATTCGTTGTTGAAGCAGCCAATCATCCAACTGACCCAGAGGCTGATGAG ATTCTCAAAAAGAAAGGAGTAGTGATCCTCCCAGATATATTGGCAAATTCAGGAGGAGTTACAGTTAGCTACTTTGAATGGGTGCAG AATATACAAGGGTTCATGTGGGATGAAGAGAAGGTGAACAAAGAGTTGAAGACATACATGACCAAAGGTTTCAAAGATGTGAAGGAGATGTGCAAAACCCATGATTGTGATCTTCGTATGGGAGCCTTTACCCTTGCTGTTAACCGTGTGGCAAGGGCTACACTCCTTAGGGGTTGGGAAGCTTGA
- the LOC107622555 gene encoding uncharacterized protein LOC107622555 gives MGKSFSPTLLRELENLDKDPDSYKSVMRSLKSYVKDLDIEAIPIFVAQVFETAKIGSLSKELTVSLYEVLAQVHSVKIVPMIGSIMQSIVQTLASSAGSLQIQEACSKVVLAIARYGIDPTTAEDKKRNIICSLCKPLCDGLSSTQECLTSGAALCLKALVDSDNWRFASDEMVNKVCLNVAAALEGKSQANAHMDLVMSLAKSNPLIVEAYARLLIQAGLRILNAGAEILEANFQKRLAAIQMVNLLMKCIDSRSIFSELEQIIEKMEICQFDNMACVKDAAYEALQTARRITASKKSCVKSPASVTGSNFRSDCMEADSFYGDEDHSPTACISPEPQTLDFFPGYEYAVKSPILASQPSQHSKYSRRGVNRKLWSQGNGRIDVSLRDGLFSAVAQENAWSGHTENPFCNQARNLSDEFAGFVNMNSCHRVSRSTTTSPRRSQIGVNSDTMNNFMTPQKLIHSLEDPDAETSCCSNRQSRRVRSLSTGNVERSRRSNFEHDENCFTDYVNCDCNPNGSLFDYDEFQDGQEPVSPTDDIPVGSALQVPPENSDNIETVRIRKPFQKTKYKVVCGLSFALLAMATPLLWITNQEDGHYLVPT, from the exons ATGGGAAAAAGTTTTAGTCCAACACTGTTGCGAGAGCTAGAAAATCTTGACAAAGATCCAGATAGCTACAAATCAGTGATGAGATCATTGAAGTCATATGTGAAAGATTTGGACATCGAGGCAATTCCGATCTTTGTTGCACAAGTTTTCGAGACTGCGAAAATCGGCTCCTTATCGAAGGAGCTCACAGTTTCTCTCTATGAAGTTCTTGCACAGGTTCATAGTGTCAAAATTGTTCCCATGATAGGTAGTATTATGCAATCCATAGTTCAGACCTTAGCATCAAGCGCAGGATCTTTACAGATTCAGGAAGCTTGCTCAAAGGTGGTTCTAGCTATTGCAAGATATGGAATTGACCCAACAACCGCAGAAGACAAGAAGAGGAACATAATTTGTTCGCTTTGTAAGCCTCTATGTGATGGACTCTCGAGTACTCAGGAGTGTTTGACCTCCGGTGCTGCGCTCTGCTTGAAGGCTCTAGTGGATTCAGACAACTGGCGGTTTGCCTCCGATGAAATGGTTAACAAGGTTTGCCTGAATGTGGCTGCGGCGTTAGAGGGGAAGTCTCAGGCCAATGCACACATGGATTTGGTTATGTCCTTAGCTAAGTCCAATCCTTTGATTGTTGAAGCCTATGCAAGACTACTCATACAAGCAGGACTAAGAATACTAAATGCTGGAGCTGAGATATTGGAGGCGAATTTTCAGAAGCGACTTGCAGCCATTCAAATGGTGAACTTGTTGATGAAATGTATAGACTCTAGGAGTATTTTCTCAGAGTTAGAACAGATAATTGAGAAGATGGAGATCTGTCAATTTGACAACATGGCATGTGTCAAAGATGCTGCGTATGAAGCTCTGCAAACTGCCAGGAGAATTACGGCAAGCAAAAAATCATGTGTAAAGAGTCCTGCATCAGTAACAGGGTCAAATTTTAGGAGTGACTGTATGGAGGCAGATAGTTTTTATGGTGATGAAGATCATTCTCCTACTGCATGTATTTCACCAGAACCACAAACCTTGGACTTTTTTCCTGGATATGAATATGCAGTGAAGTCTCCTATTTTAGCGAGTCAACCTTCGCAGCACTCAAAATATAGTCGAAGGGGTGTGAACCGGAAGCTTTGGAGTCAAGGAAATGGACGGATTGATGTGTCTCTCAGAGATGGTTTGTTCTCAGCTGTAGCTCAGGAAAATGCCTGGTCGGGACACACTGAGAATCCGTTTTGTAATCAAGCAAGAAATTTATCAGACGAGTTTGCTGGTTTCGTGAACATGAATTCTTGTCATAGAGTATCCAGAAGTACCACCACAAGTCCCCGA AGATCACAGATTGGAGTTAATTCCGACACCATGAACAACTTTATGACCCCTCAGAAGCTCATTCACTCTCTAGAAGATCCAGATGCCGAGACTTCGTGTTGCTCCAACAGGCAGAGCAGAAGGGTCAGGAGTCTATCGACCGGCAATGTGGAGAGGAGCCGAAGATCCAACTTCGAACATGACGAAAACTGTTTCACAGACTATGTGAACTGTGATTGTAATCCAAACGGAAGCTTATTTGATTATGATGAGTTCCAAGATGGGCAAGAACCAGTCTCACCAACAGATGACATTCCTGTTGGTTCTGCTTTGCAGGTGCCTCCTGAAAATAGTGATAACATTGAGACGGTTCGCATTCGAAAACCATTTCAGAAGACTAAATATAAAGTGGTTTGTGGCCTTTCATTTGCTCTTCTTGCAATGGCTACTCCATTACTATGGATCACCAATCAGGAAGATGGTCATTATCTTGTTCCTACATAA
- the LOC107621250 gene encoding pentatricopeptide repeat-containing protein At4g13650: MLPSPLSLRGFFFTCPKSYSFPRKCMHQFCPNPIPKNCKLLSGAVSLAAFNNTVVSYVNGYDELPERKGEEAGSEGFDFLHLMEERGLRANSQTFLWLLEGCINYGSFSDGLKLHGKILKMGFYSEQVLCDRLIDLYLKFGDLKGAVKVFEDMRVRPLSCWNKIIHRFVVEKFNCHVLSLFQQMMKEEAKPDEKTFAGVLRACSADVPFYYVEQIHARTITHGYETSPWICNPLIDLYFKNNFVNSARKVFDDIQKKDSVSWVAMISGLSQCGYEQEAIHLFCQMHTSGFCLTPYIFSSVLSACTKIGFFYFGEQLHSLALKQGFSKEIYVCNALVTLYSRLGNLISAEQIFNTMLERDGVSYNSLISGLAQQGYGDRALKLFKKMHLDSLKPDCVTVASLLSACASVRDILKGRQLHSYVIKAGMSSDIILEGSLLDLYVKCSDIETAHDFFLTTESENVVLWNMMLVAYGQLDNLTDSAQIFTQMQMEGIVPNQFTYPSILRTCTSLGALDLGEQIHTQVLKTGFQFNVYVSSVLIDMYAKHGELVTALKILRRIKEKDVVSWTAMIAGYAQHGMFTEALNLFEEMQDQGIQSDNIGFASAISACAGIQALDQGRQIHAQSCVSGYSDDLSIGNALVSLYARCGKVREAYIAFDKIFAKDNISWNSLVSGFSRSGYYEEALKLFAQMNKAGQEINSFTFGSAVSAAANVTNVKLGKQIHAMIKKTGYDSESEVSNVLITLYSKCGSIDDAKRQFFEMNEKNEVSWNAIITAYSQHGKGFEALSLFEDMKQLGVLPNHVTFVGVLSACSHVGLVDEGISYFKSMSEVHNLIPKPEHYACIVDLLGRSGLLSRARRFIEEMPIQPDAMIWRTLLSACIVHKNIDIGEFAARHLLELEPKDSATYVLLSNMYAVTGKWGCRDRTRQIMKDRGVKKEPGRSWIEVNNSVHAFFVGDQKHPRADMIYEYLRDLNEQAAQIGYVSQHNNLLSEAERGQRDPTQIIHSEKLAIAFGLLSLSSSTPIRVFKNLRVCGDCHSWIKYVSVTTNRAIIVRDAYRFHHFEGGVCSCKDYW, from the exons ATGCTTCCTTCCCCCCTCTCTCTCCGAGGGTTCTTCTTCACATGCCCCAAATCCTATTCTTTCCCGAGGAAATGTATGCATCAATTTTGCCCCAACCCCATTCCAAAGAACTGTAAG CTACTAAGCGGAGCAGTGAGTTTAGCTGCCTTCAACAACACTGTAGTGAGCTATGTGAATGGCTATGATGAACTTCCTGAGAGGAAAGGTGAAGAAGCGGGTTCGGAGGGATTTGACTTCTTGCATCTCATGGAAGAACGTGGCCTTCGTGCAAATTCACAAACCTTTCTGTGGTTGTTAGAAGGATGTATTAATTATGGATCATTTTCTGATGGTTTGAAGCTTCACGGGAAAATTCTAAAGATGGGTTTTTATTCAGAGCAGGTGTTGTGTGATCGGCTGATCGATTTGTATCTCAAATTTGGTGATTTGAAAGGTGCAGTCAAGGTTTTTGAAGATATGCGTGTTAGACCTCTGTCTTGTTGGAATAAGATTATTCATAGATTTGTTGTGGAGAAATTTAATTGTCACGTTCTAAGTTTGTTTCAGCAAATGATGAAGGAAGAGGCGAAGCCTGACGAGAAGACTTTTGCAGGGGTTTTGAGGGCATGTAGTGCTGATGTTCCTTTCTATTATGTGGAGCAAATACATGCCAGGACCATAACTCATGGTTATGAAACCAGTCCATGGATATGTAACCCTCTGATTGATTTATATTTTAAGAACAACTTTGTAAATTCTGCTAGGAAGGTCTTTGATGATATACAGAAGAAGGATAGTGTTTCTTGGGTTGCTATGATCTCTGGTTTATCGCAATGTGGCTATGAACAAGAAGCCATTCATCTTTTTTGCCAGATGCATACATCAGGATTCTGCCTTACCCCGTATATATTTTCGAGTGTTCTAAGTGCCTGTACAAAAataggatttttttattttggagaGCAGCTCCATAGCCTTGCTCTGAAGCAGGGATTCTCGAAGGAAATATATGTCTGCAATGCCCTTGTGACGTTGTATTCTCGATTGGGGAATTTGATATCTGCGGAACAGATTTTCAATACAATGTTAGAGAGGGATGGAGTTTCATATAATTCACTCATCTCAGGTCTAGCTCAACAAGGATATGGTGACAGGGCTTTAAAGTTGTTTAAGAAAATGCATCTCGATAGCCTCAAGCCAGACTGTGTCACAGTTGCAAGTCTTTTGAGTGCCTGTGCATCAGTCAGAGATATTCTGAAAGGAAGACAACTCCACTCATATGTAATAAAGGCAGGAATGTCGTCAGACATAATCCTGGAAGGTTCACTTCTTGATCTTTATGTTAAATGCTCGGATATAGAAACTGCCCATGATTTTTTCCTGACAACAGAATCAGAAAATGTGGTGCTGTGGAATATGATGCTCGTGGCTTATGGTCAGTTAGACAATCTAACTGATTCAGCTCAAATATTTACACAGATGCAGATGGAAGGCATTGTACCTAATCAGTTTACATATCCAAGTATTTTGAGGACTTGCACCTCGTTGGGAGCCCTTGATCTAGGAGAACAGATTCATACTCAAGTGCTTAAAACTGGCTTTCAGTTCAATGTATATGTTTCAAGCGTCCTTATTGACATGTATGCTAAACATGGAGAACTAGTTACTGCCTTGAAAATCCTTAGGAGAATAAAAGAGAAAGATGTTGTTTCATGGACAGCCATGATTGCTGGTTATGCACAGCATGGTATGTTTACTGAAGCTCTTAACCTCTTTGAAGAAATGCAAGATCAAGGGATTCAATCTGATAATATAGGATTTGCAAGTGCAATTAGTGCATGTGCAGGTATCCAAGCACTTGATCAAGGACGGCAGATTCATGCACAATCATGTGTCTCTGGTTATTCTGATGATCTTTCAATTGGTAATGCACTTGTTAGTCTTTATGCTAGGTGTGGGAAAGTACGAGAAGCATATATTGCTTTCGATAAAATATTTGCCAAAGACAATATATCATGGAACTCATTGGTGTCAGGTTTTTCACGAAGTGGATATTACGAAGAAGCACTGAAACTATTTGCTCAGATGAATAAAGCTGGACAGGAAATCAATTCATTCACATTTGGCTCTGCAGTTAGTGCTGCTGCCAATGTTACTAATGTTAAACTAGGGAAGCAGATTCATGCCATGATTAAAAAAACTGGTTATGATTCAGAAAGCGAGGTTTCTAATGTTTTAATCACGTTATATTCAAAATGTGGTAGCATTGATGATGCTAAGAGGCAGTTCTTTGAaatgaatgaaaagaatgaggtttCTTGGAATGCTATAATTACAGCTTATTCTCAACATGGCAAAGGATTTGAAGCTCTAAGCCTTTTTGAGGATATGAAACAGCTTGGTGTATTGCCAAATCATGTTACCTTCGTTGGAGTTTTGTCTGCATGTAGCCATGTGGGTTTGGTGGATGAGGGAATTAGCTACTTCAAATCAATGAGTGAAGTACACAATTTAATTCCAAAGCCTGAACATTATGCATGTATCGTGGATCTTCTTGGGCGGTCTGGTCTTTTAAGTCGTGCAAGGAGATTTATAGAGGAGATGCCAATTCAACCAGATGCAATGATCTGGAGGACCCTTCTAAGTGCATGTATTGTTCATAAGAATATTGATATTGGAGAGTTTGCTGCAAGACATCTTCTAGAACTGGAACCCAAAGATTCAGCAACATATGTTCTGCTTTCAAATATGTACGCAGTGACTGGAAAATGGGGTTGTAGGGATCGGACAAGGCAAATTATGAAAGATAGGGGGGTCAAGAAGGAGCCTGGTCGAAGTTGGATAGAGGTTAACAATTCAGTTCATGCATTTTTTGTTGGTGATCAGAAACACCCTCGTGCGGATATGATATACGAGTATCTCAGAGATCTGAATGAACAGGCGGCTCAAATCGGTTATGTGTCGCAACACAATAACCTTTTGAGTGAGGCAGAGCGAGGTCAAAGGGATCCAACGCAAATTATTCACAGTGAAAAACTGGCTATTGCTTTTGGATTGCTTAGTTTGTCTAGCTCCACTCCCATCCGGGTTTTCAAAAACCTACGTGTTTGTGGCGATTGCCACAGCTGGATTAAGTATGTTTCCGTGACAACGAATCGTGCTATTATTGTAAGAGATGCTTATCGCTTTCATCATTTTGAAGGTGGTGTTTGTTCGTGTAAAGATTATTGGTAA